TTTTAGACTTCATATACCAGTGAAGGTAGAaggtaatttgtaaataatattgatactaAAAAATCAAAGCTATTTGTAAAACGGCTTTCCTGAATCTTTAAGATGTACCCTCTTTTTGtcaaaactaaatcagtctaaAAACTTTGGCATCtgtcatataatttaaaatgtataattaaataacatttttttaaaagtgacTTATATTCTTTATCCAAATGATTAACTTCAATTTGTTACTGGGGTCACTTGGAGTTTCTCTTTAGAAACTTAATTATGGAAACATTTTTCCATTTATAAATTGCcgttgatataaaatataaataaaaatctcgaagagagaaaatacatttagactgttttagttttataagggTTAAATTTACCTGTATTATGAAATTTGggattatgttaatattagaGTAGACGGCGAGGCCGTATCTCGGCTAGTGCCTTCAAATGCCTCGAATCTAAAGTATTTAGGACTTGAGTCCAGTGATTTTAAATCAATGAAATGGTGCAAATAATAAGAGATTTCATTATAgccattttaaaactattaagcAATTTCTTTTGAATCGAGCTGTTATTGCTGATTTAGGTGTATTTTACAATGCAGCACTTTCTGGTCGTGAGTCAGTATACAGAGAATCCCATAAATCTATGTCGAGCCGATAGAGGCCGTTTTGagcagaaattaaaaaaaaatgttacgtatttttttacttattgcCAATCAAACTGAATTGCGatctgttattattatattaataaagccaCAGATGTATGGGATTTAAGATTGTATAAGACAATGTTATATACTCAAATGGTTTCACAATCACTAATACAAAGTACAGTTTTGTTAaccaatataaaatacatcttAATATTAGCAATATATGCCATTActtagattttataataataaaaagtgatGTATAGTTATTTCTAGTAGGtacttgtaatattataaacaagtaACTACTAGAAGTTACATCTCAAATTATTCTTTAACACAATTTCTTTTCAGTGACACGAGTGATAGGACAACATACATATTTGATTGTAATCAACAGACTACAATCATATATGTGACactttataaacttatacatatataagtgTTTCTAAATACTACTTCTAGtagttttatactttattaaaaaaaaagctgCTTAATAAAAATCTCTTCAAATCACTCGAATAACTAAGTCGAATCAGTTTTTGCAATTAtgatttgtaatttgtaaatattgtgatattatttaaacttgaAACAGTAGGTTAGTTAAGCGTTCCTATAATGCCTTCTTAGCGCAAACTATACGCTTTGTAGAGGATCAAGGCCTCTGTAACGCCattgtatataatgttttatttatcccTCGAATATACTTGATATGCGAAGGCATTGTACAAAGATTAATGATTGAGAATAAAGGTTTATTTTGAAGACAATTCTTTAATTTCTACTTTCCTGTCTATTCTAGTAGTAGTGTTGTCCAGGTGGCTTTAGTGTAATAcccaaaaaaaagaaactagTTTGGCGACCTAGACAAGACGGCTCGCCTTGCATGAAGTCCAGTCCGAAAAAGCCACGGCTATGTGTCAGCAAAGTTGGGAAGGGTCATGTATCGCGAGCATTACTCCACCAATCGCTTCCTGACTTAAGTTGAGGCCTTCCTAAACGAACTGGTAAGCCTAGTGCAATGGAGCCCCAGAGACATTTAATCATCACCATCATCGCTATGGATCTGAACGCGAAGTCCGTGGGCTTGGGTTCACTGGTGTCCAGGCAACGGGAAAAGCGTTGGTAGATTGGGCAGCATGTTGGTAGGTTTGCATGTGGTGGCTAACAGGGGCTCTGAAGGTACGCGTATTCGAGAAAATGGTGAGTCGATTGTGGATGTCACGTTAACGAAGCCCCAACCTTCATGCTGTGTCGAGAACTGGGATGTCCTGACGGGGTTGAGACGCTTTTGGACCACTGTTATCTCAGTTTCTGATCGTTTGTTAATCCTAGCTCGGATTCGTCAGAACTTGACCCAAAACAGGAACTTAGGAGCCTTGACAAGGAACAGGCGGAGTTGGCTACGATTGTGCAAGCTTGGTGCCCCAACTCCTGGACCTCACTGGACCAGTGTATTCTGGTAGTCGGCAGAACTGGCCCAGTTGCGGTTTGCATGTGTTGCAGCTCGTTGAGTATACAACAGGACTTGCAGAAGGCGACCCATTCGAACAGTAGGGGTAATACGTATTTCTAAATCGTTaccgtaatttttaaaatctgaattataagttttaatttgtaaatttaatacatcaatggtttttattattttttgttcaatatgttttaaaaacgacCAAAAAACATTATCATGAGGAGTTTGGtagtatttgtatatgtaCTTCATATGGTGCTCATAACTTGCCTGATATGTTAATCGAGCTACAGATTCTGGGTTTTTATACTGATTGGAGTGAACAGGGGTGCagtattaatttgatattggtattattatttggtaAAGAAATGCAATCacattcattttgttttatttccttGTCCTCATGTAGTTTCCGATTTTGTCTCATTTTGTTAGAATGAGGGTAACATTTTTGACTCTACGTTTCCATGCCTCCACTCCTCTCCCACTCCTCATTCAAAATTGTTACAATATAACCAACCCTAGGATCTTCTCCGTCCCGACGGTCATCAGGCAGCTCAAAGCAAAATTaatcttatattaattacaatcctaactaaaatttaaactaaagaaatcacacacatatatatatatatatatatatatacacaaactGCTGCTCCAAAtccaacaaacaaaataaaattttatagaatgACGAAAATCGTGTACGTCTACAATCGTGTTTCCCGCGCCTTTTTTCTCGGAAATACTTGTTATGTTTATGGGTAAATGAGATGCCTGAGTTTTCTTCGTTGTAGTAAACACATTAATGAAAATgaggatatttaaaataccataATATAGTCTTAGcataaaagaaatttaataataaatgtgtcGATTGTATACATTTGTGACACCGACAActttataaatgattatttttttatattatggcaatagttgaAACCGGCGTGACAACTTTATTTGGTCGCactataattatagttttccTTTTCAAGACTTCGTAACCTGTGCCCTGATTTTATCTGTGAagtatgaataaaaacaacagTCAACGCAAACGgcaagtttttaaaataaaaatcatacaaatatttatgttttcgtttttaatgtaagtaagctgtagataaataatatttaagaatataagGTTTATTATGAACAAGAAATTATAACTAGTTCttatacttaatttatatcATGGAAAACAAACCGAAGTTGGAGCCAGTAAGATTGGCAGACTGGGCGCACAATTGTGGTAagcaataattcaaaatacttATCTTATTTTGATtctaaaattgatatttacatttatttatttgtgttacaGCATTCTTTGCGAAAGACATCGAACTAATGTCGGAGAATAAGCGCTCTAAGCAGACGGACACTGAATCAAATGCAAAAGTCAGATTAAATCCTATTCCTCCTTCTCAATTACTTTTAAGTTTTCAAGGTAATATTTACTTCCGAatcaaacttttattatttaatcctataatataatttaatcctTTATTATAGCATTAAAACCTAGTGGCATTGGACAGACACCAGTACGACCAGTTacctcaataaaaaaaaagaactgGAACTCCTCTGTTAAAATTGTCAATAAAGAACGAAGAATGACAGACATAAAATCCAATATAAGAAAAACTCTAAACTTCAATTATAAGGCTAAGGTCAGTCCTCATAAATTAAGGATAGCATATTGTTTTAAGGCTTAATAAAGcatttaaatcataaatcataatatatgtacaatGGTTTAAAATGCCAATATGACTATGTTGGGTTGCCCACTAtacttatttcaaaattattaatcaattgtTTATACTTGCTTAAAGTGCTTGTTAATACCAAACCAAGtagttgtaatttattaagatttttttatgtatacatatacaatattacatttttaggCAACATATACAAGGAAAACTCTTATTGAAAAAGCAACACCAGAATTACAGTTACTTAAAACTTCAAAAGTAAAGAAAGAACAATCAggtaaataacaaattgtttgtGCTATATCAAATTAAGATCAAAACTGAAGCTTTCAACTTGGAATTTTATAGATTCTATTATATAGTTGTATAGAAAgacacattaaatataataaaataattaaagactaTAAAGTTAACCTAATCTCATCAATCTCATCTAATATCATGTATGTTTcatatttcagttttaaatAGTGAAATTAAGTTAAGTGGAATAAAAAGAATTCCCGTCACACCTCAGAGAAAAGAACTAGCACCAAAACAGTTACAAATAAACACACCTAAGAGCATTCTTCGTAGAAAACTTATACCAAATACACCTCTCTCAACTGCATCTCACAAATCCTGCGATGGTGATGCTACATTTCTTCGTATTGAAAAGGAAGTTGATGATATGGTGCAGGAAAAGGAAATAGAAAATGACATTAGTACAAATGCTGCACTACCATCATCAACACCTTTTAAGGCTTCAAACGGTTTAGAGTACTTTCCAACATCTGATGTTAACTCTCTTCAGAAGGACAGAACTATTCTAGACTTTAGTAATGTGGGTGAAAATGAGAACTCGGTGGTGGCTCTATGTGATGCATTTAAGAAGGCACTTATTTTACATACCTGTCAAAAAACAGACTTGAAACAAGAACGTGGATCGTTAATAAGTGTCATAGCAGTTGCTTTGAGACATTTACAAGAAATAGAAGAATttgaaaaagaaaacacagtttacaataatagaaaacaattAGTGGGTGTCAGTCCAAAAGATTTCAGCAGGACGAAATcaccaaattttaaaattaaaaaaaaaattgtcttccAAAATTCCCCAAAAAAACTCCATATTTCTCCAAAAGTAGATAAAGTTGATgctattaatgtttatatgggtataaaaaaaaatttaaattttttaaacacacCAAAGATAGATAAGACACGAAATAATGAAACTGACACTCCTGTTAGGATGAAGAAGAAGCTGCAATCCCAACTAAATAGATTGTATAATGACAGTGAGTCGTAATGCTATACAGACACAAAAACATCTAATAGACTGAAATTACTTAGAAAATTATGGATTgtagtaaatttttttcagtcaaaattaatatgatcAATATAATTGtctctttatttgtttaaaattataactgaCAGTTAGAATTGTGTAAAGATGTATTTACCTATGagatataatatgttaattttgaAGACAAttagacaaaaatataacataattatggAATTATTTTCTGTACTACCACGATAAACTTTTTGATaagcttaatttaaaaagttctgtattattatatcagttataaagaaaattaattaaaatgaaattaaatgttaacaataaaaaattcaaatcttatatattttttatttatttttcgaatttttgttgtatatagcTAGGTAATGAAATAccttaaataatactaatcttttcgtttatttattataaattctatataacgGGCAGTAAACGCCCATTGatactcaatgccagagggctcgcgagtccGTGGCCGGCCTTAAGAATCGacacgctcttttcttgaaggaccttatgtcgaattggttcgaaaatacttcagtgggcagctggttccacatagtggtggtgcgtaaAAACCGCCTTAAGTtatgctcagttgtggaacgacggacgtccaGGTGATACGAAACTAATTAACATACAATCAATTAGtctgtttgtaaatattataattgagtTTATGTGATGTTATTAGTTATCACCATAAATAAACATGAATCTTGCTACGTTTTCATGAATGAAGAAAGAAATTCTTACAATCCATGTCCTTGAATtagatcatatttttttattgatttactctttGCACATGGAACGTAGGTTTTTGTAGGAGCAAATTATATTTCggtatgatttttaattatattaagtaaatagaTGTATATGCATATAATATTAGGTATACAGGGAGTTATGGGAAATGAATGGAAAGTACTTTAA
This region of Pieris brassicae chromosome 13, ilPieBrab1.1, whole genome shotgun sequence genomic DNA includes:
- the LOC123717628 gene encoding uncharacterized protein LOC123717628 codes for the protein MENKPKLEPVRLADWAHNCAFFAKDIELMSENKRSKQTDTESNAKVRLNPIPPSQLLLSFQALKPSGIGQTPVRPVTSIKKKNWNSSVKIVNKERRMTDIKSNIRKTLNFNYKAKATYTRKTLIEKATPELQLLKTSKVKKEQSVLNSEIKLSGIKRIPVTPQRKELAPKQLQINTPKSILRRKLIPNTPLSTASHKSCDGDATFLRIEKEVDDMVQEKEIENDISTNAALPSSTPFKASNGLEYFPTSDVNSLQKDRTILDFSNVGENENSVVALCDAFKKALILHTCQKTDLKQERGSLISVIAVALRHLQEIEEFEKENTVYNNRKQLVGVSPKDFSRTKSPNFKIKKKIVFQNSPKKLHISPKVDKVDAINVYMGIKKNLNFLNTPKIDKTRNNETDTPVRMKKKLQSQLNRLYNDSES